One part of the Solanum dulcamara chromosome 3, daSolDulc1.2, whole genome shotgun sequence genome encodes these proteins:
- the LOC129881556 gene encoding zinc finger BED domain-containing protein RICESLEEPER 1-like, which produces MNKVLFIASILDPRNKLEYVGDALEDMFGDDKGNKIKDEMVTYMKSMFEEYVAKFSNASRRSSSLFDLSGQTSDLSISNNSTKSTKVRNKIQMKRNKQDGAGLGGKSELEKYLSEELEPNDDDDNFDILSWWKAHSPRYKILSEMARDVLAIPISSVASKCAFSTGGRILDSFRSSLTPKLVQTVICLQDWRRNEPYPINVEEDFNDLMKLELAMDDIDLHCSS; this is translated from the exons atgaataaagtgctTTTTATTGCCTCTATCTTAGATCCTCGTAACAAACTTGAGTATGTTGGCGACGCACTTGAGGATATGTTTGGAGATGATAAAgggaataaaataaaagatgaaatggtGACTTACATGAAATCTATGTTTGAAGAGTATGTAGCAAAATTCTCTAATGCATCTCGACGCTCATCTTCTCTTTTTGATTTATCGGGTCAGACATCGGATTTATCTATATCTAACAAtagcacaaaatcaacaaaagtgaGAAATAAGATCCAAATGAAGAGGAACAAACAAGATGGTGCAGGTTTGGGTGGTAAGTCAGAGTTGGAAAAGTATCTTAGTGAAGAACTAGAGCCGAATGATGATGACGacaattttgatatcttgtcGTGGTGGAAAGCTCATTCTCCTAGATATAAAATTCTTTCCGAGATGGCTCGTGATGTGTTGGCAATTCCAATTTCTAGTGTGGCATCGAAATGTGCCTTTAGCACCGGGGGCCgtattcttgattcatttaggagttctttgactccaaaattggtgcAAACTGTTATTTGTCTTCAAGATTGGCGTCGAAATGAGCCTTATCCCAtaaatgttgaagaagattttaatgatcttatgaaacttgaacttg ctaTGGATGATATTGACTTGCATTGTTCAAGCTGA